A region from the Hippoglossus hippoglossus isolate fHipHip1 chromosome 18, fHipHip1.pri, whole genome shotgun sequence genome encodes:
- the trmt44 gene encoding probable tRNA (uracil-O(2)-)-methyltransferase, whose protein sequence is MPKLSDLKFPADCATLPGGFWSAVGVWVEKPHVVNKRLCGAKETEAKDAEDVSLLLDVPRDPDVLSFLTCKVSPARTHERDTSCSSSVRTFIPKVSNGNLRKEIVLRDFDRQQVTFLPLEEDAEGRVSLKKSNVYQIQLCSHDSEGWSLELHVLSPDAWFSDGVVYPKLPWLTSDLLPKLVRWGSECRSSEFKSTLSLLPVEKYSVVYQQLKDKYKSMVKVWPEVTDPEKFVYEDVAIATYLLVLWAEEREEKGLAARQSFVDLGCGNGLLVHILTCEGHPGKGVDVRRRKIWDMYGAQTLLEEKAITPGESSLFPGSDWLIGNHSDELTPWIPIIAARSSYSCRYFVLPCCFFDFFGKYQRRQCKKSQYKEYIDFITELSQVSGFNTEEDCLRIPSTKRVCLVGKSRSYPRSAEAEAEAEQRRAHYIQSRQTTPGVAVQRSDIRNDGNCCHGNADGDITSGSSWGAGFQPRDRVEVVRNCASLPRDFVDGVVLQVANSLLGMTVDDGGGRHGDWNRGGSLSVSEVAGLLEQETLQLLKKECGGLQTLLKNNHQVFRVEGGRVRIRDWRDGKPFRAEAKRKPVAPGALKTRPCWFHAHHAQGCPLQAELCAFAHGADDLRPSTRPLKKIKHEAFIFSQSS, encoded by the exons ATGCCGAAGCTCTCGGACCTGAAGTTCCCCGCAGACTGTGCCACTCTCCCGGGGGGTTTCTGGTCGGCTGTGGGGGTGTGGGTGGAGAAACCTCACGTCGTCAACAAGCGTCTGTGTGGAGCTAAAGAGACGGAGGCGAAAGATGCTGAGGACGTGAGCCTCCTGCTGGATGTCCCTCGTGACCCGGATGTGTTGTCCTTCCTCACCTGCAAGGTCTCACCTGCACGGACACACGAGAGGGACACGAGCTGCTCCTCCAGCGTCAGGACGTTCATCCCCAAAGTCAGTAATGGGAACCTGCGGAAAGAAATCGTACTGAGAg aCTTTGACAGACAGCAGGTGACGTTTCTTCCCCTGGAGGAGGACGCAGAAGGACGAGTGTCCCTGAAGAAGAGCAACGTTTATCAGATTCAGCTGTGCAGCCACGACTCTGAGGGATG GTCCTTGGAGCTGCACGTCTTGTCCCCGGACGCGTGGTTCTCCGATGGCGTGGTGTACCCCAAGCTGCCGTGGCTGACCTCGGACCTGCTGCCCAAGCTGGTGCGTTGGGGCAGCGAGTGCCGGAGCAGCGAGTTCAAGAGCACCCTGTCGCTGCTGCCGGTGGAGAAGTACAGCGTGGTGTACCAGCAGCTGAAGGACAAGTACAAGTCCATGGTCAAG GTTTGGCCTGAGGTGACAGATCCCGAGAAGTTCGTCTATGAGGATGTTGCCATCGCTACATATCTCCTG GTGCTGTGGGCCGAGGAGCGGGAGGAGAAAGGTCTCGCCGCCCGGCAGTCCTTCGTGGACCTCGGCTGTGGAAACGGCCTCCTGGTTCACATCCTGACCTGTGAAGGG CACCCGGGGAAGGGCGTGGACGTTCGGAGGAGGAAGATCTGGGACATGTACGGAGCGCAGACCCTGCTGGAG GAAAAGGCAATTACTCCCGGTGAAAGCTCCTTATTCCCGGGTTCGGACTGGCTGATTGGGAACCACTCGGACGAGCTCACACCCTGGATCCCCATTATAGCAGCCAG GTCGTCTTACTCCTGCCGGTACTTTGTCCTCCCCTGCTGCTTCTTTGACTTCTTCGGAAAGTACCAGCGTCGCCAGTGTAAGAAGTCTCAGTATAAAGAATACATTGATTTCATCACAGAGCTCAGCCAAGTCAGTGGCTTCAACACCGAAGAAGACTGCCTGAGGATACCATCCACCAAACGG GTGTGTTTGGTAGGAAAGTCGAGAAGCTACCCTCGATCTGCAGAGGCCGAAGCAGAGGCCGAGCAGCGGAGAGCTCATTACATCCAGAGCCGACAGACAACACCTGGGGTCGCAGTTCAAAGGTCAGACATCAGAAACGATGGCAACTGTTGCCATGGGAACGCAGACGGTGACATTACCAGCGGGAGCAGCTGGGGAGCCGGGTTCCAGCCGCGGGACAGGGTTGAAGTGGTACGAAACTGCGCCTCGCTCCCCCGGGACTTTGTCGACGGCGTTGTCCTGCAGGTTGCTAACAGCCTTCTGGGAATGACTGTGGATGACGGCGGTGGGCGCCATGGCGACTGGAACCGAGGAG GCAGCCTCTCTGTGAGCGAGGTGGCCGGGCTGCTGGAGCAGGAAACCCTGCAGCTCCTGAAGAAGGAGTGCGGAGGCCTTCAGACGCTGCTCAAGAACAACCATCAAGTCTTCAGAG TGGAAGGGGGGAGGGTGCGGATCAGGGACTGGCGGGACGGGAAGCCTTTCAGGGCGGAAGCCAAGAGGAAGCCTGTCGCTCCCGGCGCCCTGAAAACTCGTCCCTGCTGGTTTCACGCCCACCACGCTCAGGGCTGCCCTCTGCAGGCTGAGCTCTGTGCCTTCGCCCACGGAGCCGATGACCTCCGACCCTCGACCAGACCTCTGAAGAAGATAAAACACGAAGCTTTTATATTCAGTCAATCCTCATGA